Proteins encoded within one genomic window of Diorhabda sublineata isolate icDioSubl1.1 chromosome 1, icDioSubl1.1, whole genome shotgun sequence:
- the LOC130441061 gene encoding xaa-Pro aminopeptidase ApepP gives MVPPSTTNLLQKLRSLMQNTKYVKEPIQAYIVPSSDAHNSEYLAECDEYRAFITGFTGSAGTAIITDKEALLWTDGRYYLQASQQLDSNWTLMKEGLPTTPSQGDWLCRNLTKGSLIGVDPKLYAYNKFFPLQSKLEGTGHKLVAVHTNLIELIWSDRPARPANPVKPLTRNYTGKSVAQKLKEVNDQMKEKNAEYLVITALDEIAYFLNLRGADIQFNPVFFAYLVIGNNNFTVFMNEKQVNSAVKDHFNSEVGNNYKIENYDCIEKKIEEYANKIEGYIWFSEQSSDALIELVPKKNRLLTDITPICLMKGVKNETEIQGMRNCHIRDAAALCCYFSWLEANIKTQKITEISGAQKLLEFRKMQKDFVGESFDTISSVGPHGAIIHYKPSQNTDVQITTDQIYLCDSGGQYLDGTTDVTRTLHFGTPTQFEKECYTRVLKGQLKLSSRIFPYKIKGNYLDSFAREYLWQVGLDYAHGTGHGIGSYLNVHEGPMAISWRTVPEDPGLEPGMFISNEPGYYQDGQFGLRIEDIVQVVEAKPPHNFNNRGYLTFETITLVPKMNKLILVEMLTKEEIKQLNDYHQKCLEIVKPVLEQQGQVEAIKWLKRETMPLTI, from the exons atggtaccACCTTCAACTACcaatcttttacaaaaattaaggTCGTTAATGCAAAATACTAAGTATGTTAAAGAACCAATTCAAGCTTACATCGTACCTTCAAGTGATGCACATAACAGCGAGTATTTAGCAGAATGTGACGAGTATAGAGCTTTCATCACCGGATTTACTGGAAGTGCAGGTACTGCTATTATTACTGATAAAGAAGCGCTTTTGTGGACAGATGGAAGATATTATTTGCAAGCCAGCCAACAGCTGGATTCTAATTGGACTCTAATGAAAGAAGGGCTTCCTACGACTCCTTCACAAG gCGATTGGTTATGTAGAAATCTTACAAAAGGATCTCTAATAGGAGTCGACCCGAAACTGTATGCCTACAATAAATTCTTTCCACTACAATCAAAATTAGAAGGAACAGGTCATAAATTAGTAGCAGTTCATACCAATTTAATAGAATTAATATGGAGTGATAGACCTGCAAGGCCTGCAAATCCCGTAAAACCGCTTACCAGAAATTATACCGGCAAGTCTGTAGCACAGAAATTGAAAGAAGTAAATGATCAAATGAAAGAGAAGAATGCAGAGTATTTAGTTATAACAGCCCTGGATGAGATAGCTTATTTTTTGAACCTACGAGGAGCCGATATCCAGTTCAATCCTGTTTTTTTCGCTTATCTTGTTATTGGCAATAATAATTTCACAgtatttatgaatgaaaaacaaGTTAATAGTGCCGTTAAAGATCATTTCAATTCGGAAGTTGGGAACaactataaaattgaaaattatgattgTATCGAAAAGAAGATTGAGGAATATGCAAATAAAATAGAAGG ATATATTTGGTTTTCTGAACAATCTAGCGATGCCCTAATAGAGTTGGTACCAAAGAAAAATAGATTGTTAACAGATATAACGCCAATTTGTTTAATGAAAGGAGTTAAAAATGAAACGGAAATTCAAGGGATGCGTAACTGTCATATACGTGATGCAGCTGCTCTTTGTTGCTACTTCTCTTGGTTAGAAGcaaatataaaaacacaaaaaatcaCTGAGATTTCTGGTGCTCAAAAACTTCTAGAATTCCGTAAAATGCAAAAAGATTTTGTAGGAGAAAGCTTTGATACTATCAGTTCGGTAGGACCTCACGGTGCCATTATCCATTATAAGCCTAGTCAAAATACCGATGTGCAAATTACTACTGATCAGATATATTTGTGCGATTCCGGTGGTCAATACTTAGACGGTACCACCGACGTCACTAGGACCTTACATTTTGGAACTCCCACGCAATTCGAAAAGGAATGCTATACTAGGGTCTTGAAAGGACAACTAAAACTCAGTTCTAGAatatttccatataaaattAAAGGTAACTACTTGGATTCGTTCGCTCGAGAATACCTTTGGCAGGTTGGTTTGGATTACGCTCATGGAACAGGCCACGGGATAGGTTCTTATCTTAATGTTCATGAAGGACCTATGGCGATTTCATGGCGTACAGTTCCAGAAGATCCAGGTTTAGAACCTGGTATGTTCATTTCCAACGAACCTGGATATTACCAAGATGGACAATTTGGTTTGAGAATTGAAGATATAGTTCAAGTTGTTGAAGCCAAGCCTCCACACAATTTCAATAATAGAGGGTATTTGACTTTCGAAACTATCACTTTGGTGCCGAAAATGAATAAACTGATTTTAGTAGAGATGTTGACTAAGGAAGAGATTAAGCAGTTGAATGATTATCACCAGAAGTGTTTGGAAATTGTCAAGCCTGTTTTAGAGCAGCAAGGTCAAGTGGAAGCTATAAAATGGTTGAAAAGGGAAACAATGCCTTTAACTATCTGA